In Phyllopteryx taeniolatus isolate TA_2022b chromosome 1, UOR_Ptae_1.2, whole genome shotgun sequence, the following proteins share a genomic window:
- the irak1 gene encoding interleukin-1 receptor-associated kinase 1 isoform X7: MSRGDVRRHFLYNLPAPVLWEFCRVMDGLSDLDWTRFASEVLGDQVNVRLAERKERRTDYVMSQWANRNGCVGELLDLLEHHQLLHPRDVILSWALSLKASPLAPPPVILSHFEKSVVAPHTMTTHTISTTVDERALPRPAPPPSSLQSGQPRTLQGPPVVSCGDAGYGVMCWSYEEVHAGTKGFSPALQVGEGGFGVVYRASLRNTDCAVKRLKQDCMLDLTVVTESFNTEVEKLSKLRHPNIVDLLGFCQGPSVCLIYSYMENRSLEDKLHNVSFALAWNLRVRIVHEASAALQFLHSPPDGHKSVIHGDVKSSNILLDRHLVAKLADFGLARFVSTNSSCHLSSKTTTVGRTSTVRGTLAYLPEEYVRNGQLGTAVDVYSFGVVLLEVLTGRRALEKDRKSGDIYLKDLVQEVQEGLTDSYAAAWSKQLDRRLITAGGATELGGSMQMAALACRCLDRKWKKRPAMTEVYNKLQDINDLVRKSDLLAPHCVPPGSCDFSDSSVEVVTQCLSKLGPLEDTYQPPLGCLPLPPSFSNTSFHSSIPTPPLPPQYSSLPPHPSSLHAPSSTSLPPLTSSLHASSSSFDGPCETDESRGFSQYDLSGGSQFNCMLSSYTRDQYHNQPGPTNSQSKKLSEDQYNFHDRMGSGLSHRPPSSPQIGPRLGPVVPEIFSPPGPLQSLCPQTSGHVLVCTCGTLDGVRSRKEIRGPEESDELEFLAATNT, from the exons ATGTCTCGAGGAGACGTCAGAAGACACTTCTTGTACAACCTACCGGCCCCTGTCCTCTGGGAATTCTGCCGGGTAATGGATGGATTGTCAGACCTGGACTGGACCCGCTTTG CTTCAGAGGTCCTGGGAGATCAAGTCAACGTGCGATTGGCTGAGAGGAAGGAGAGGCGGACCGACTATGTCATGAGCCAATGGGCCAACAGGAACGGTTGCGTTGGTGAGCTGCTGGACCTGCTGGAGCATCACCAGCTTCTCCACCCAAGAGACGTGATCCTTAGCT GGGCATTGTCTTTGAAGGCTTCTCctcttgctcctcctcctgTTATACTTTCTCACTTTGAGAAGTCAGTGGTGGCTCCGCACACAATGACAACCCACACGATCAGCACTACAG TTGATGAAAGAGCACTACCCCGACCAGCCCCACCCCCCTCAAGTTTGCAGTCTGGTCAACCTCGAACCCTCCAG GGCCCTCCGGTGGTTTCATGTGGTGATGCTGGCTATGGGGTGATGTGCTGGTCCTATGAAGAGGTGCATGCTGGAACCAAGGGGTTCTCGCCAGCACTACAGGTCGGTGAGGGGGGCTTTGGAGTCGTGTACAGAGCGTCCCTAAGGAATACTGACTGCGCAGTCAAGAGACTCAAACAG GACTGCATGCTGGACCTGACCGTGGTCACGGAGAGCTTCAACACCGAAGTGGAAAAACTCTCAAA GTTAAGACACCCGAACATTGTGGACCTGCTTGGATTCTGTCAAGGACCAAGTGTTTGCCTCATCTACAGCTACATGGAGAACCGATCCCTAGAAGATAAGCTGCACAAC gtgtCTTTTGCCCTGGCCTGGAATCTGCGGGTCCGCATCGTTCATGAAGCATCAGCAGCGTTGCAGTTCCTTCACTCTCCTCCAGATGGACATAAGTCTGTCATTCATGGCGATGTCAAGAG TTCAAACATCCTGTTGGACCGCCACCTGGTGGCAAAGCTGGCTGACTTTGGCTTGGCTCGTTTTGTGTCTACCAACTCATCGTGCCATCTGTCGTCCAAGACAACCACAGTGGGTCGAACGTCCACGGTGAGAGGAACGCTGGCATACCTGCCAGAGGAGTACGTGAGGAATGGACAGCTGGGGACGGCAGTGGATGTCTACAGCTTTGGTGTG gtgTTGTTGGAGGTACTTACTGGTCGGCGAGCTCTGGAGAAAGACAGGAAGTCGGGGGATATTTACCTG AAGGATCTAGTCCAGGAGGTCCAGGAAGGCTTGACTGATTCTTATGCAGCTGCCTGGAGCAAACAGCTGGACCGGCGGCTGATCACAG CAGGGGGAGCCACGGAGCTGGGCGGGAGCATGCAGATGGCGGCGCTGGCCTGCAGGTGCCTGGACAGGAAATGGAAGAAGAGGCCTGCCATGACTGAG GTGTATAACAAACTTCAGGACATCAATGACTTGGTGAGGAAGAGCGACCTCCTTGCTCCTCACTGTGTTCCCCCTGGATCCTGTGACTTTTCAGACTCCAGCGTGGAGGTCGTGACCCAGTGTTTGTCCAAACTGGGACCCCTAGAGGACACCTACCAGCCACCCTTAGGCTGCCTCCCCCTGCCTCCTTCCTTCTCTAACACCTCCTTCCATTCTTCCATACCTACTCCACCACTCCCTCCTCAGTACTCATCTCTACCACCTCACCCATCCTCCCTCCATGCTCCCTCCTCCACCTCCCTCCCTCCGCTCACATCCTCTCTCcatgcttcctcctcctcgtttgACGGTCCATGTGAAACAGACGAGAGTCGAGGTTTCTCCCAGTATGACCTTTCTGGTGGGAGCCAGTTCAACTGTATGTTATCCTCATACACCAGAGACCAGTACCATAATCAACCTGGGCCCACAAATTCCCAATCCAAAAAGCTGTCTGAGGACCAGTATAACTTTCATGACAGAATGGGATCTGGTCTGTCACACAGGCCCCCCAGCAGCCCTCAGATTGGACCAAGACTGGGACCTGTTGTCCCAGAAATCTTTTCTCCTCCAGGTCCTCTCCAGTCACTGTGTCCACAGACCTCAG GCCATGTATTGGTTTGTACTTGTGGAACACTAGACGGTGTGCGTTCTCGCAAGGAAATCAGGGGTCCAGAAGAAAGTGACGAACTGGAATTTCTTGCTGCTACAAACACCTGA
- the irak1 gene encoding interleukin-1 receptor-associated kinase 1 isoform X3, translating to MSRGDVRRHFLYNLPAPVLWEFCRVMDGLSDLDWTRFGEPEPDMGSFLRLGKSKLVLAAFPPAHCRLTVPGADVVNPGHDRSASEVLGDQVNVRLAERKERRTDYVMSQWANRNGCVGELLDLLEHHQLLHPRDVILSWALSLKASPLAPPPVILSHFEKSVVAPHTMTTHTISTTVDERALPRPAPPPSSLQSGQPRTLQGPPVVSCGDAGYGVMCWSYEEVHAGTKGFSPALQVGEGGFGVVYRASLRNTDCAVKRLKQDCMLDLTVVTESFNTEVEKLSKLRHPNIVDLLGFCQGPSVCLIYSYMENRSLEDKLHNVSFALAWNLRVRIVHEASAALQFLHSPPDGHKSVIHGDVKSSNILLDRHLVAKLADFGLARFVSTNSSCHLSSKTTTVGRTSTVRGTLAYLPEEYVRNGQLGTAVDVYSFGVVLLEVLTGRRALEKDRKSGDIYLKDLVQEVQEGLTDSYAAAWSKQLDRRLITAGGATELGGSMQMAALACRCLDRKWKKRPAMTEVYNKLQDINDLVRKSDLLAPHCVPPGSCDFSDSSVEVVTQCLSKLGPLEDTYQPPLGCLPLPPSFSNTSFHSSIPTPPLPPQYSSLPPHPSSLHAPSSTSLPPLTSSLHASSSSFDGPCETDESRGFSQYDLSGGSQFNCMLSSYTRDQYHNQPGPTNSQSKKLSEDQYNFHDRMGSGLSHRPPSSPQIGPRLGPVVPEIFSPPGPLQSLCPQTSDGVRSRKEIRGPEESDELEFLAATNT from the exons ATGTCTCGAGGAGACGTCAGAAGACACTTCTTGTACAACCTACCGGCCCCTGTCCTCTGGGAATTCTGCCGGGTAATGGATGGATTGTCAGACCTGGACTGGACCCGCTTTGGTGAGCCAGAACCCGACATGGGTTCATTTCTGCGCCTGGGAAAGTCGAAATTAGTTC tagctgcaTTTCCACCGGCGcactgcaggttaacggtgccgggggcggacgttgttaacccgggccacgaccgatccg CTTCAGAGGTCCTGGGAGATCAAGTCAACGTGCGATTGGCTGAGAGGAAGGAGAGGCGGACCGACTATGTCATGAGCCAATGGGCCAACAGGAACGGTTGCGTTGGTGAGCTGCTGGACCTGCTGGAGCATCACCAGCTTCTCCACCCAAGAGACGTGATCCTTAGCT GGGCATTGTCTTTGAAGGCTTCTCctcttgctcctcctcctgTTATACTTTCTCACTTTGAGAAGTCAGTGGTGGCTCCGCACACAATGACAACCCACACGATCAGCACTACAG TTGATGAAAGAGCACTACCCCGACCAGCCCCACCCCCCTCAAGTTTGCAGTCTGGTCAACCTCGAACCCTCCAG GGCCCTCCGGTGGTTTCATGTGGTGATGCTGGCTATGGGGTGATGTGCTGGTCCTATGAAGAGGTGCATGCTGGAACCAAGGGGTTCTCGCCAGCACTACAGGTCGGTGAGGGGGGCTTTGGAGTCGTGTACAGAGCGTCCCTAAGGAATACTGACTGCGCAGTCAAGAGACTCAAACAG GACTGCATGCTGGACCTGACCGTGGTCACGGAGAGCTTCAACACCGAAGTGGAAAAACTCTCAAA GTTAAGACACCCGAACATTGTGGACCTGCTTGGATTCTGTCAAGGACCAAGTGTTTGCCTCATCTACAGCTACATGGAGAACCGATCCCTAGAAGATAAGCTGCACAAC gtgtCTTTTGCCCTGGCCTGGAATCTGCGGGTCCGCATCGTTCATGAAGCATCAGCAGCGTTGCAGTTCCTTCACTCTCCTCCAGATGGACATAAGTCTGTCATTCATGGCGATGTCAAGAG TTCAAACATCCTGTTGGACCGCCACCTGGTGGCAAAGCTGGCTGACTTTGGCTTGGCTCGTTTTGTGTCTACCAACTCATCGTGCCATCTGTCGTCCAAGACAACCACAGTGGGTCGAACGTCCACGGTGAGAGGAACGCTGGCATACCTGCCAGAGGAGTACGTGAGGAATGGACAGCTGGGGACGGCAGTGGATGTCTACAGCTTTGGTGTG gtgTTGTTGGAGGTACTTACTGGTCGGCGAGCTCTGGAGAAAGACAGGAAGTCGGGGGATATTTACCTG AAGGATCTAGTCCAGGAGGTCCAGGAAGGCTTGACTGATTCTTATGCAGCTGCCTGGAGCAAACAGCTGGACCGGCGGCTGATCACAG CAGGGGGAGCCACGGAGCTGGGCGGGAGCATGCAGATGGCGGCGCTGGCCTGCAGGTGCCTGGACAGGAAATGGAAGAAGAGGCCTGCCATGACTGAG GTGTATAACAAACTTCAGGACATCAATGACTTGGTGAGGAAGAGCGACCTCCTTGCTCCTCACTGTGTTCCCCCTGGATCCTGTGACTTTTCAGACTCCAGCGTGGAGGTCGTGACCCAGTGTTTGTCCAAACTGGGACCCCTAGAGGACACCTACCAGCCACCCTTAGGCTGCCTCCCCCTGCCTCCTTCCTTCTCTAACACCTCCTTCCATTCTTCCATACCTACTCCACCACTCCCTCCTCAGTACTCATCTCTACCACCTCACCCATCCTCCCTCCATGCTCCCTCCTCCACCTCCCTCCCTCCGCTCACATCCTCTCTCcatgcttcctcctcctcgtttgACGGTCCATGTGAAACAGACGAGAGTCGAGGTTTCTCCCAGTATGACCTTTCTGGTGGGAGCCAGTTCAACTGTATGTTATCCTCATACACCAGAGACCAGTACCATAATCAACCTGGGCCCACAAATTCCCAATCCAAAAAGCTGTCTGAGGACCAGTATAACTTTCATGACAGAATGGGATCTGGTCTGTCACACAGGCCCCCCAGCAGCCCTCAGATTGGACCAAGACTGGGACCTGTTGTCCCAGAAATCTTTTCTCCTCCAGGTCCTCTCCAGTCACTGTGTCCACAGACCTCAG ACGGTGTGCGTTCTCGCAAGGAAATCAGGGGTCCAGAAGAAAGTGACGAACTGGAATTTCTTGCTGCTACAAACACCTGA
- the irak1 gene encoding interleukin-1 receptor-associated kinase 1 isoform X11 produces MSRGDVRRHFLYNLPAPVLWEFCRVMDGLSDLDWTRFASEVLGDQVNVRLAERKERRTDYVMSQWANRNGCVGELLDLLEHHQLLHPRDVILSWALSLKASPLAPPPVILSHFEKSVVAPHTMTTHTISTTVDERALPRPAPPPSSLQSGQPRTLQGPPVVSCGDAGYGVMCWSYEEVHAGTKGFSPALQVGEGGFGVVYRASLRNTDCAVKRLKQDCMLDLTVVTESFNTEVEKLSKLRHPNIVDLLGFCQGPSVCLIYSYMENRSLEDKLHNVSFALAWNLRVRIVHEASAALQFLHSPPDGHKSVIHGDVKSSNILLDRHLVAKLADFGLARFVSTNSSCHLSSKTTTVGRTSTVRGTLAYLPEEYVRNGQLGTAVDVYSFGVVLLEVLTGRRALEKDRKSGDIYLKDLVQEVQEGLTDSYAAAWSKQLDRRLITGGATELGGSMQMAALACRCLDRKWKKRPAMTEVYNKLQDINDLVRKSDLLAPHCVPPGSCDFSDSSVEVVTQCLSKLGPLEDTYQPPLGCLPLPPSFSNTSFHSSIPTPPLPPQYSSLPPHPSSLHAPSSTSLPPLTSSLHASSSSFDGPCETDESRGFSQYDLSGGSQFNCMLSSYTRDQYHNQPGPTNSQSKKLSEDQYNFHDRMGSGLSHRPPSSPQIGPRLGPVVPEIFSPPGPLQSLCPQTSDGVRSRKEIRGPEESDELEFLAATNT; encoded by the exons ATGTCTCGAGGAGACGTCAGAAGACACTTCTTGTACAACCTACCGGCCCCTGTCCTCTGGGAATTCTGCCGGGTAATGGATGGATTGTCAGACCTGGACTGGACCCGCTTTG CTTCAGAGGTCCTGGGAGATCAAGTCAACGTGCGATTGGCTGAGAGGAAGGAGAGGCGGACCGACTATGTCATGAGCCAATGGGCCAACAGGAACGGTTGCGTTGGTGAGCTGCTGGACCTGCTGGAGCATCACCAGCTTCTCCACCCAAGAGACGTGATCCTTAGCT GGGCATTGTCTTTGAAGGCTTCTCctcttgctcctcctcctgTTATACTTTCTCACTTTGAGAAGTCAGTGGTGGCTCCGCACACAATGACAACCCACACGATCAGCACTACAG TTGATGAAAGAGCACTACCCCGACCAGCCCCACCCCCCTCAAGTTTGCAGTCTGGTCAACCTCGAACCCTCCAG GGCCCTCCGGTGGTTTCATGTGGTGATGCTGGCTATGGGGTGATGTGCTGGTCCTATGAAGAGGTGCATGCTGGAACCAAGGGGTTCTCGCCAGCACTACAGGTCGGTGAGGGGGGCTTTGGAGTCGTGTACAGAGCGTCCCTAAGGAATACTGACTGCGCAGTCAAGAGACTCAAACAG GACTGCATGCTGGACCTGACCGTGGTCACGGAGAGCTTCAACACCGAAGTGGAAAAACTCTCAAA GTTAAGACACCCGAACATTGTGGACCTGCTTGGATTCTGTCAAGGACCAAGTGTTTGCCTCATCTACAGCTACATGGAGAACCGATCCCTAGAAGATAAGCTGCACAAC gtgtCTTTTGCCCTGGCCTGGAATCTGCGGGTCCGCATCGTTCATGAAGCATCAGCAGCGTTGCAGTTCCTTCACTCTCCTCCAGATGGACATAAGTCTGTCATTCATGGCGATGTCAAGAG TTCAAACATCCTGTTGGACCGCCACCTGGTGGCAAAGCTGGCTGACTTTGGCTTGGCTCGTTTTGTGTCTACCAACTCATCGTGCCATCTGTCGTCCAAGACAACCACAGTGGGTCGAACGTCCACGGTGAGAGGAACGCTGGCATACCTGCCAGAGGAGTACGTGAGGAATGGACAGCTGGGGACGGCAGTGGATGTCTACAGCTTTGGTGTG gtgTTGTTGGAGGTACTTACTGGTCGGCGAGCTCTGGAGAAAGACAGGAAGTCGGGGGATATTTACCTG AAGGATCTAGTCCAGGAGGTCCAGGAAGGCTTGACTGATTCTTATGCAGCTGCCTGGAGCAAACAGCTGGACCGGCGGCTGATCACAG GGGGAGCCACGGAGCTGGGCGGGAGCATGCAGATGGCGGCGCTGGCCTGCAGGTGCCTGGACAGGAAATGGAAGAAGAGGCCTGCCATGACTGAG GTGTATAACAAACTTCAGGACATCAATGACTTGGTGAGGAAGAGCGACCTCCTTGCTCCTCACTGTGTTCCCCCTGGATCCTGTGACTTTTCAGACTCCAGCGTGGAGGTCGTGACCCAGTGTTTGTCCAAACTGGGACCCCTAGAGGACACCTACCAGCCACCCTTAGGCTGCCTCCCCCTGCCTCCTTCCTTCTCTAACACCTCCTTCCATTCTTCCATACCTACTCCACCACTCCCTCCTCAGTACTCATCTCTACCACCTCACCCATCCTCCCTCCATGCTCCCTCCTCCACCTCCCTCCCTCCGCTCACATCCTCTCTCcatgcttcctcctcctcgtttgACGGTCCATGTGAAACAGACGAGAGTCGAGGTTTCTCCCAGTATGACCTTTCTGGTGGGAGCCAGTTCAACTGTATGTTATCCTCATACACCAGAGACCAGTACCATAATCAACCTGGGCCCACAAATTCCCAATCCAAAAAGCTGTCTGAGGACCAGTATAACTTTCATGACAGAATGGGATCTGGTCTGTCACACAGGCCCCCCAGCAGCCCTCAGATTGGACCAAGACTGGGACCTGTTGTCCCAGAAATCTTTTCTCCTCCAGGTCCTCTCCAGTCACTGTGTCCACAGACCTCAG ACGGTGTGCGTTCTCGCAAGGAAATCAGGGGTCCAGAAGAAAGTGACGAACTGGAATTTCTTGCTGCTACAAACACCTGA
- the irak1 gene encoding interleukin-1 receptor-associated kinase 1 isoform X10 — MSRGDVRRHFLYNLPAPVLWEFCRVMDGLSDLDWTRFVDERALPRPAPPPSSLQSGQPRTLQGPPVVSCGDAGYGVMCWSYEEVHAGTKGFSPALQVGEGGFGVVYRASLRNTDCAVKRLKQDCMLDLTVVTESFNTEVEKLSKLRHPNIVDLLGFCQGPSVCLIYSYMENRSLEDKLHNVSFALAWNLRVRIVHEASAALQFLHSPPDGHKSVIHGDVKSSNILLDRHLVAKLADFGLARFVSTNSSCHLSSKTTTVGRTSTVRGTLAYLPEEYVRNGQLGTAVDVYSFGVVLLEVLTGRRALEKDRKSGDIYLKDLVQEVQEGLTDSYAAAWSKQLDRRLITAGGATELGGSMQMAALACRCLDRKWKKRPAMTEVYNKLQDINDLVRKSDLLAPHCVPPGSCDFSDSSVEVVTQCLSKLGPLEDTYQPPLGCLPLPPSFSNTSFHSSIPTPPLPPQYSSLPPHPSSLHAPSSTSLPPLTSSLHASSSSFDGPCETDESRGFSQYDLSGGSQFNCMLSSYTRDQYHNQPGPTNSQSKKLSEDQYNFHDRMGSGLSHRPPSSPQIGPRLGPVVPEIFSPPGPLQSLCPQTSGHVLVCTCGTLDGVRSRKEIRGPEESDELEFLAATNT, encoded by the exons ATGTCTCGAGGAGACGTCAGAAGACACTTCTTGTACAACCTACCGGCCCCTGTCCTCTGGGAATTCTGCCGGGTAATGGATGGATTGTCAGACCTGGACTGGACCCGCTTTG TTGATGAAAGAGCACTACCCCGACCAGCCCCACCCCCCTCAAGTTTGCAGTCTGGTCAACCTCGAACCCTCCAG GGCCCTCCGGTGGTTTCATGTGGTGATGCTGGCTATGGGGTGATGTGCTGGTCCTATGAAGAGGTGCATGCTGGAACCAAGGGGTTCTCGCCAGCACTACAGGTCGGTGAGGGGGGCTTTGGAGTCGTGTACAGAGCGTCCCTAAGGAATACTGACTGCGCAGTCAAGAGACTCAAACAG GACTGCATGCTGGACCTGACCGTGGTCACGGAGAGCTTCAACACCGAAGTGGAAAAACTCTCAAA GTTAAGACACCCGAACATTGTGGACCTGCTTGGATTCTGTCAAGGACCAAGTGTTTGCCTCATCTACAGCTACATGGAGAACCGATCCCTAGAAGATAAGCTGCACAAC gtgtCTTTTGCCCTGGCCTGGAATCTGCGGGTCCGCATCGTTCATGAAGCATCAGCAGCGTTGCAGTTCCTTCACTCTCCTCCAGATGGACATAAGTCTGTCATTCATGGCGATGTCAAGAG TTCAAACATCCTGTTGGACCGCCACCTGGTGGCAAAGCTGGCTGACTTTGGCTTGGCTCGTTTTGTGTCTACCAACTCATCGTGCCATCTGTCGTCCAAGACAACCACAGTGGGTCGAACGTCCACGGTGAGAGGAACGCTGGCATACCTGCCAGAGGAGTACGTGAGGAATGGACAGCTGGGGACGGCAGTGGATGTCTACAGCTTTGGTGTG gtgTTGTTGGAGGTACTTACTGGTCGGCGAGCTCTGGAGAAAGACAGGAAGTCGGGGGATATTTACCTG AAGGATCTAGTCCAGGAGGTCCAGGAAGGCTTGACTGATTCTTATGCAGCTGCCTGGAGCAAACAGCTGGACCGGCGGCTGATCACAG CAGGGGGAGCCACGGAGCTGGGCGGGAGCATGCAGATGGCGGCGCTGGCCTGCAGGTGCCTGGACAGGAAATGGAAGAAGAGGCCTGCCATGACTGAG GTGTATAACAAACTTCAGGACATCAATGACTTGGTGAGGAAGAGCGACCTCCTTGCTCCTCACTGTGTTCCCCCTGGATCCTGTGACTTTTCAGACTCCAGCGTGGAGGTCGTGACCCAGTGTTTGTCCAAACTGGGACCCCTAGAGGACACCTACCAGCCACCCTTAGGCTGCCTCCCCCTGCCTCCTTCCTTCTCTAACACCTCCTTCCATTCTTCCATACCTACTCCACCACTCCCTCCTCAGTACTCATCTCTACCACCTCACCCATCCTCCCTCCATGCTCCCTCCTCCACCTCCCTCCCTCCGCTCACATCCTCTCTCcatgcttcctcctcctcgtttgACGGTCCATGTGAAACAGACGAGAGTCGAGGTTTCTCCCAGTATGACCTTTCTGGTGGGAGCCAGTTCAACTGTATGTTATCCTCATACACCAGAGACCAGTACCATAATCAACCTGGGCCCACAAATTCCCAATCCAAAAAGCTGTCTGAGGACCAGTATAACTTTCATGACAGAATGGGATCTGGTCTGTCACACAGGCCCCCCAGCAGCCCTCAGATTGGACCAAGACTGGGACCTGTTGTCCCAGAAATCTTTTCTCCTCCAGGTCCTCTCCAGTCACTGTGTCCACAGACCTCAG GCCATGTATTGGTTTGTACTTGTGGAACACTAGACGGTGTGCGTTCTCGCAAGGAAATCAGGGGTCCAGAAGAAAGTGACGAACTGGAATTTCTTGCTGCTACAAACACCTGA
- the irak1 gene encoding interleukin-1 receptor-associated kinase 1 isoform X2, protein MSRGDVRRHFLYNLPAPVLWEFCRVMDGLSDLDWTRFGEPEPDMGSFLRLGKSKLVLAAFPPAHCRLTVPGADVVNPGHDRSASEVLGDQVNVRLAERKERRTDYVMSQWANRNGCVGELLDLLEHHQLLHPRDVILSWALSLKASPLAPPPVILSHFEKSVVAPHTMTTHTISTTVDERALPRPAPPPSSLQSGQPRTLQGPPVVSCGDAGYGVMCWSYEEVHAGTKGFSPALQVGEGGFGVVYRASLRNTDCAVKRLKQDCMLDLTVVTESFNTEVEKLSKLRHPNIVDLLGFCQGPSVCLIYSYMENRSLEDKLHNVSFALAWNLRVRIVHEASAALQFLHSPPDGHKSVIHGDVKSSNILLDRHLVAKLADFGLARFVSTNSSCHLSSKTTTVGRTSTVRGTLAYLPEEYVRNGQLGTAVDVYSFGVVLLEVLTGRRALEKDRKSGDIYLKDLVQEVQEGLTDSYAAAWSKQLDRRLITGGATELGGSMQMAALACRCLDRKWKKRPAMTEVYNKLQDINDLVRKSDLLAPHCVPPGSCDFSDSSVEVVTQCLSKLGPLEDTYQPPLGCLPLPPSFSNTSFHSSIPTPPLPPQYSSLPPHPSSLHAPSSTSLPPLTSSLHASSSSFDGPCETDESRGFSQYDLSGGSQFNCMLSSYTRDQYHNQPGPTNSQSKKLSEDQYNFHDRMGSGLSHRPPSSPQIGPRLGPVVPEIFSPPGPLQSLCPQTSGHVLVCTCGTLDGVRSRKEIRGPEESDELEFLAATNT, encoded by the exons ATGTCTCGAGGAGACGTCAGAAGACACTTCTTGTACAACCTACCGGCCCCTGTCCTCTGGGAATTCTGCCGGGTAATGGATGGATTGTCAGACCTGGACTGGACCCGCTTTGGTGAGCCAGAACCCGACATGGGTTCATTTCTGCGCCTGGGAAAGTCGAAATTAGTTC tagctgcaTTTCCACCGGCGcactgcaggttaacggtgccgggggcggacgttgttaacccgggccacgaccgatccg CTTCAGAGGTCCTGGGAGATCAAGTCAACGTGCGATTGGCTGAGAGGAAGGAGAGGCGGACCGACTATGTCATGAGCCAATGGGCCAACAGGAACGGTTGCGTTGGTGAGCTGCTGGACCTGCTGGAGCATCACCAGCTTCTCCACCCAAGAGACGTGATCCTTAGCT GGGCATTGTCTTTGAAGGCTTCTCctcttgctcctcctcctgTTATACTTTCTCACTTTGAGAAGTCAGTGGTGGCTCCGCACACAATGACAACCCACACGATCAGCACTACAG TTGATGAAAGAGCACTACCCCGACCAGCCCCACCCCCCTCAAGTTTGCAGTCTGGTCAACCTCGAACCCTCCAG GGCCCTCCGGTGGTTTCATGTGGTGATGCTGGCTATGGGGTGATGTGCTGGTCCTATGAAGAGGTGCATGCTGGAACCAAGGGGTTCTCGCCAGCACTACAGGTCGGTGAGGGGGGCTTTGGAGTCGTGTACAGAGCGTCCCTAAGGAATACTGACTGCGCAGTCAAGAGACTCAAACAG GACTGCATGCTGGACCTGACCGTGGTCACGGAGAGCTTCAACACCGAAGTGGAAAAACTCTCAAA GTTAAGACACCCGAACATTGTGGACCTGCTTGGATTCTGTCAAGGACCAAGTGTTTGCCTCATCTACAGCTACATGGAGAACCGATCCCTAGAAGATAAGCTGCACAAC gtgtCTTTTGCCCTGGCCTGGAATCTGCGGGTCCGCATCGTTCATGAAGCATCAGCAGCGTTGCAGTTCCTTCACTCTCCTCCAGATGGACATAAGTCTGTCATTCATGGCGATGTCAAGAG TTCAAACATCCTGTTGGACCGCCACCTGGTGGCAAAGCTGGCTGACTTTGGCTTGGCTCGTTTTGTGTCTACCAACTCATCGTGCCATCTGTCGTCCAAGACAACCACAGTGGGTCGAACGTCCACGGTGAGAGGAACGCTGGCATACCTGCCAGAGGAGTACGTGAGGAATGGACAGCTGGGGACGGCAGTGGATGTCTACAGCTTTGGTGTG gtgTTGTTGGAGGTACTTACTGGTCGGCGAGCTCTGGAGAAAGACAGGAAGTCGGGGGATATTTACCTG AAGGATCTAGTCCAGGAGGTCCAGGAAGGCTTGACTGATTCTTATGCAGCTGCCTGGAGCAAACAGCTGGACCGGCGGCTGATCACAG GGGGAGCCACGGAGCTGGGCGGGAGCATGCAGATGGCGGCGCTGGCCTGCAGGTGCCTGGACAGGAAATGGAAGAAGAGGCCTGCCATGACTGAG GTGTATAACAAACTTCAGGACATCAATGACTTGGTGAGGAAGAGCGACCTCCTTGCTCCTCACTGTGTTCCCCCTGGATCCTGTGACTTTTCAGACTCCAGCGTGGAGGTCGTGACCCAGTGTTTGTCCAAACTGGGACCCCTAGAGGACACCTACCAGCCACCCTTAGGCTGCCTCCCCCTGCCTCCTTCCTTCTCTAACACCTCCTTCCATTCTTCCATACCTACTCCACCACTCCCTCCTCAGTACTCATCTCTACCACCTCACCCATCCTCCCTCCATGCTCCCTCCTCCACCTCCCTCCCTCCGCTCACATCCTCTCTCcatgcttcctcctcctcgtttgACGGTCCATGTGAAACAGACGAGAGTCGAGGTTTCTCCCAGTATGACCTTTCTGGTGGGAGCCAGTTCAACTGTATGTTATCCTCATACACCAGAGACCAGTACCATAATCAACCTGGGCCCACAAATTCCCAATCCAAAAAGCTGTCTGAGGACCAGTATAACTTTCATGACAGAATGGGATCTGGTCTGTCACACAGGCCCCCCAGCAGCCCTCAGATTGGACCAAGACTGGGACCTGTTGTCCCAGAAATCTTTTCTCCTCCAGGTCCTCTCCAGTCACTGTGTCCACAGACCTCAG GCCATGTATTGGTTTGTACTTGTGGAACACTAGACGGTGTGCGTTCTCGCAAGGAAATCAGGGGTCCAGAAGAAAGTGACGAACTGGAATTTCTTGCTGCTACAAACACCTGA